The genomic DNA TGTCGTTGCTTGATCGTCCCGGGGCTAAAGGAAGCACGTAAGTATATTCCTGGGCAGGGTTATGTAGCTGAACGTAGAGTACAAGAACTTGAGCAGCTTCTCGCTGATGACACTATAGGTTTTGTGGGAATGCGACTGAAATTAAAACTCTCCCAGACCCTTCATTATAGTAAGTTTAAGATTGGTGCAGACCAGGGTGATTTGGCAGCCAAGGTACTGAAGAAACCCAATCTCGCAACATGGGGATTAGCGGAGTTGGCAAGTGAAGTTGGTTTTGATATCAAGCCAGTTGTAGGCACATCCTTAGGTGGAAGATGTGTTGTTCCTGATTGGAATGCCACAGTTTTCTCTGATGAACAGATCAAGTATGCAATTCATGATGTTTATGCTTCCTACCTATTGGCAAGAAGCTTTTGGGCATGCTTTAAATCCGTTCGCTTTTGGAGCTTTTGGGCATGATAATAAGTATTTatgtttctttgtattttgtttcGTCAATGATTGTGAAGGCTTTCATTTGTGAGGAGGGCCTCTTTCTTTTCCAACAAAACTACAATGATATCAAATATTCTCTCTTCACtgctttattttttcttccgaCGTTTCAATGTTTTACATCtgatttttcatgtaaatttataGCAAGTTCTAACAAACAACCAAAGGTCAcgttaaaatgaaaaatcatgtaCGCCATTCCAAAAACAATTGGCAGATCAACAAATTGGTGCGTATTGTGCCATAATTTGCCTGGCAAAATTAGAGCTCGTTGACTCGAGGAACTTTGCCCGATGGCAGATTTCGACGGGGCCAAGTGTGTAAACCGTTGGGCAAGGGTCCACAATGACCTGTAAAAAAATGATTAAGATTCTCTCTCATCTTATTTCCatcattttctctctcctcctctcacaCTTTCCATTTTGTATGTCTTTGTctttctctataaaaaaattaatataagatatcgATGTAATTTAACCGTGATCATTCAAATACgaaggagaggaaaaaaaaaagagaggagagaatcctactttgaaaagaaaaaccgCCGACACAACTTTGACTCGACGACTTTCTTATATGTGCCTAACGAACTGGTCCATCAGGCAAAATAGGACGGCCAAATGGGATAGCATCATTACTGGAGGCATAATGGGATGGTCAAGCATATATCAACTAGTTATCATGACTAAATTATATGAAAACAGGCACAATGTACAAAGAGTGGAATCAAGTTGCACAACCGAAGTTATGACCAACATTTGAATAAATAACGAAAAAGTTGCTAAAGATTTAGAGAACATTCAACGTCCCACTACTAGTAAACATCAATGTTCTCCTCAACTTAATCACATGTGCAAACCAATACGTGCGAGATTATAAGAGCAATTTAATTCATCATTTAACTaactacttttttttaattattagtttattaaataatgaactaaatttaaaaatctgattaactcaaatgatatggttgtccACGTCAAATGCCACCTAATATGATATGataatgtggtacaaaaatatggtaatagaaaacccaaaacagaTGCAATCACCTCTCTCTCTGTCAATATCCTTCCTCCCCATCTCCGTCTTGGACGCGACCAAGTTAATTCAGTCACCGAACTGATTTAATTAGTTACTTACCAATTGGAAAATAACCTAAATGCCACGGCGGAGCTGGAGATCGAGGTGGTGAAGATGGAGGAAAGGCAGTCTTACTCGGTGTGGGCAATCCCACTGGACGACGTATCCTGCAGGATCAAAAAGCTAATGGCGGTCCCCAGATCGGGCCCCACATCCCCTTTGCGGGTTCGCTCCGGTTGACGCACGAGGCCGCGCTCACCAATCGATCTGACCTATGTTTGCGTGCGTTTGTTACTAAAGTCGATTCCGTGGTTACTAGGGTTTCCTATTGCCATCCTGTAGCCCTCGTTTTTCATCTTCCCGAAGAGGTTAATATACACTATTTT from Pyrus communis chromosome 17, drPyrComm1.1, whole genome shotgun sequence includes the following:
- the LOC137722187 gene encoding uncharacterized protein; protein product: MSELRGFLKSQVPVMGLDFKPGSSYAQMVLVCAGCRCLIVPGLKEARKYIPGQGYVAERRVQELEQLLADDTIGFVGMRLKLKLSQTLHYSKFKIGADQGDLAAKVLKKPNLATWGLAELASEVGFDIKPVVGTSLGGRCVVPDWNATVFSDEQIKYAIHDVYASYLLARSFWACFKSVRFWSFWA